The genomic interval TCGGCGCGGCGAACAGCCTGCTCCTGCCCATCGCGATCCCGTTCCTGTTCGGCCGCGAAGACCTCGTGATGCCGATGTTCGCGGGCGTCGCGCTCGGCATGCTGCTCGACGGCTACATGCTGTACCGCATGTTCGGTTCGAGCGTGTTCCCGGCCACGGGCACCTGGCCGCAGGGCGTCGCGGCGGCGGAAGCGATCAAGGCCGGCGACGAAGGCGGCAAGCAGGCGCGCCTGCTCGGCGTGGGCGTGGTCGTGGGGCTGATCGGCTCGTGGCTCGGCATTCCGATGTCGGCGTTCGGCACGGCGTTCATCGGCAATATCTGGGCGCTCGGCATGCTCGGCATCGGCTTCCTGATTCGCGGTTATTCGGTGCCGCTGTTCCATTTCGCGATCGACAAGGCCTACATTCCGCACGGCATGATGATCGGCGCGGGACTCGTCGCGCTGGTGCAGGTCGGGATGCTCGTGATGCGCGATCAGAAGACCTCGAAGGCGGCGAGCAACAGCGCGGCCATGCGCGCGCCGAGCGTCGCCAGCTCGATGCGTTTCGGCGCGATCGCGTATGTCGTGCTCGCGGGCCTCATCGCCCTCGTGAGCGGCCTGTATGGCGAGATGTCGCCCGGCATGCTCGTGGGCTTCGTGCTGTACGCGGCGCTCGCGGCGTTCGTGCACGAGTTGATCGTTGGTATCGCGGCCATGCATTCGGGCTGGTTCCCGGCCTTCGCCGTCGCGCTCATCACGCTCTTGATCGGCATGCTGATCGGTTTCCCGATGGTCTCGCTGGTGGTGCTCTGCGGCTTTTCCGCCGCGACCGGTCCGGCGTTCGCCGACATGGGCTACGACCTGAAGGCCGGCTTCATTCTGCGCGGCCACGGCGAAGATCCCGCGTTCGAACTCGCGGGCCGCAAGCAGCAGTTGATCGCCGCCATGCTCGCGTTCGTGGTTGCCATTCCCGTCGTGCTGCTCGCGCATCACGCGTTCTTCGCCAACGGCCAGATTCCGCCGGTCGCGAAGGTCTATGTCTCGACCATTCAGGCCGGTGTCGCGCCGGGCGTGCTGCATTCGCTGCTGATGTGGGCGGTGGTGGGCGCCGTGTTGCAGTTCATCGGCGGACCCAAACGCCAGCTGGGCGTGCTGTTCGCGACCGGCCTGTTGATCGCGAGCCCGCTCGCGGGCTGGGCCGTGGTGGCCGGCATTGCGATCCGGCTCGTGATCGAGCGGCGCCATCCCGCCGCGCGCAACAGCATGGAAGTGTTCGCCGCGGGCGTGATCGCCGCGGACGCGCTCTACAGCTTCTTCGGATCGCTCGTCAAAACGCGCTGAGCGTTTCCTTTCCTGCCCGGGCGCGCCGGTTTCGGCGCGCAGCGGGCATTCATCGTTTGCACTCGAATACCCCGTTATGAGCCTCGCACAAACCCTGCAAGTCTTCGAAGCCTTCGACAGCCGCTATGCCAGCGGCCAGACCGTGATCGATCTGCTCGCGCCGTTCGCCGACCTCGGCGTGAGCGTCGACGTTACCGAGATCGGCGGTCCGAAGGGCACGACCGATTTCGTCAAGATCGCCATTCCCGGCGACGACGGCAAGCGCCGCGGCGGCAGCGCGAAGACGCTCGGCATCGTCGGCCGTCTGGGCGGGATCGGCGCGCGGCCTTCGCGCATCGGTCTGGTGTCGGACGCGGATGGCGCGATCGCCGCCGTGGCCGCCGCGCTCAAGCTCGCGCAAATGCGCCGCAACGGCGACCCGCTGCCGGGCGACGTGTTCCTCACCACGCACATCTGCCCGACCGCGCCCACGCGCCCGCACGATCCCGTCGATTTCATGGATTCCCCGATCGACACCGAAGACGTCAACGCGCACGAAGTGTGGGACGAAATGGACGCGGTGCTCTCGCTCGACACGACCAAGGGCAATCGCATCATCAACCACAGCGGCTACGCCATTTCGCCCACCGTGAAGGAAGGCTATATCCTGCGCGTGTCGGAAGATCTCATCCGCATCATGGAAATGACGAGCGGCAAGCCCGCGGTGACGTTCCCGGTGACCACGCAGGACATCACGCCTTACGGCAACGGCGTGCATCACCTGAACAGCATCATGCAGCCGTCGATCGCGACCAGCGCGCCGGTGGTGGGCGTCGCCATCACGACGCAAAGCGTGGTGCCGGGCTGCGGCACGGGCGCGAGCCACGAGACGGACATCGCGCTCTCGGTCAAATTCGCCGTGGAAGTCGCGAAGGAATTCGGGCGCGGCACCTGCGCGTTCTTCGACGAGAAGGACTACGCGCGCCTGCTCGAACTCTACGGCTCGCTCGCGCATCTGAAGGTGCGTCATCCCAACAAGTAAGGTGACAGCATGAACACACGAAAACTCGGCACGCTCACGATCGGCCAGGCGCCGCGCGCGGACATCACGCCGATCCTCGACGCCTATCTGCCCGCCGGCCTGCCGTGCGTGCACATGGGCGTGCTCGACAACCTCACGCGCGCCGAAATCGAAACGCGCTACGCGCCGCAGCCCGGCAACGCGACGCTGGTGTCGCGCCTGCTCGACGGCAGCTCGGTCGTCGTCGACAAACCCGCCGTGCGCGCGGTGTTGCAGGACAAGATCGACGCGCTCGTGGCGCAGGGCTGCAACGTGGTGCTCGTGTTGTGCACCGGCGAGTTCCACGGCCTCACGGGCGGCAGCGCGTGGCTGGTCGAGCCGGACCAGATCGTGCCGCCCACGGGCGCGGCGCTCGCTGGCGACCGCCAGGTGGGGATCGTCGTGCCGCTCGCGAGCCAGATCGACAGCGAGTTCCGCAAGTGGGCCGGCCTGCGCCGCCCGCCAATCTGCGCGGCCGCCTCGCCTTACGCGAGCGTCGACCAGAACGACGACCTCATCGCCGCCGCGCGCGAACTGCGCGAGCAGGGCGCGGAACTGCTGATCCTCGATTGCATGGGCTTCACCGAACGCCATCGCGAGATCGTCAAGCAGGCGAGCGGCTTGCCCGTGATTCTCTCCAACGCGCTGATCGCGCGACTGACCGCGGAGCTTCTGTGATGAACGCACTGCTGCTGAGCAATTCCCGAGGCCCCGACGGCGCATATCTCGTGCACGCGCTCGACGCCATTCGCGCGCTGACGCCGAGTGGCGGCCAGTCGCAAACGGAGGCGCTGTTCGTGCCGTTCGCGGGCGTCACGATGACGTGGGACGACTACGCGGCGAAAGTCGCGGCGGCGCTGGCGCCGGCCCATGTCTCGCTGCGCTCCGTGCACACCTTCGCGAGCGACGCCGAAGCGCAGGCGGCCATCGCGAAGACGCAACTGATCGTGGTGGGCGGCGGCAACACGTTCCAGCTGCTCGCGCAGTGCCGCTCGCGCGGTTTCGTCGAGGCGATTCGTCAGGCCGTGCGCGGCGGTGCGCGCTATCTCGGCTGGAGCGCGGGCGCGAACCTCGCGTGTCCGACCATCAGCACGACGAACGACATGCCGATCGTCGATCCGCAAGGCTTCGGCGCGCTCGATCTCGTCGATTTCCAGATCAATCCGCACTACACCAATGCGCTGCCCGCGGGGCACCAGGGCGAAACGCGCAACCAGCGGATCGAGGAATATCTGGCCGCGAACCCGCAGTCCACCGTGCTCGGTTTGCCCGAAGGCGACTGGCTGCAGGTCGCGGAGCGCGCCGTCACGCTGCGGGGCCCGCACGAGGCGGTCTGGTTCGCGCACGGCGCCGCGCCCCGCGCGCTGACCTCGGGCGAGGCCGTGCCGGGAGCCGCGCGATGACGCTCGGCATCATTCGCGTCCTGACCACCGACGACGACGCCGTTCTGCTCGAACACGGGCGGCTCATCAAGGCGCAGTACGGCATCGCTTCCGTGTCGCGCTGCATTCCCGACCAGCCCACGGGCATTTTCGACGCGGCGACCGAACAGCGCGCCGTGCCGAAGATCGTCGAACTGGGCCGCCAGATGGAAGCCGAAGGCGTTCGCGCGCTGTTCCTCAGTTGCGCGGCCGACCCCGGCCTCGCGGCGTTGCGCGCGGCGGTGAGCATTCCGGTCGTGAGCGCGGGCAGCGCGGCGGCGCGCGTGGCCGCGTTGACGGGCTTGCCGGTCGCGGTGCTCGGCATCGGTGCCGAGGCGCCTCGGCCGTTTCGCGCGTTGCTCGGCGAAGCGGTGCCGTACGCGCGGCCCGACGGCGTGACCAAAACGAACGATCTGCTCACGCCCGAAGGCGCGGCCGCCGCGCTCGCCACGGCGCGCCGCCTGCACGAGGAAGGCGCGAAGGTGATCGCGTTCTCGTGCACGGGCTTGTCGACGATCGGGCTCGCCGCGCGCATTCGCGAGCACATCGGCTGCGTGGCCGTCGACGCGGTCGCGGCGGCGGGCATGTTCGCGGTCGAGATGCTCGGCGCGGCGCGCTTGACGCGGGTCGCGCAGGTGCCGCAGTCGTCGCAACTGCATTGAGACCCCGGGCGGCCACGCCAGCCGGCTAGCCTGGCGGGCTCGGGGGCGTCGCGTGCGTCGTGTGCACGCCGACGCCTTCAGCCCAGGCTGCGTTGCAGCGCGTCGTGGTCGATCGGCTTGACCAGATGCTCGTCGAAGCCCGCTTCGCGCGTGCGCTGGTAGTCTTCGGGCTGCCCGTAGCCGGTGACCGCGACCAGCCGCACGCCTTCCAGATGCGGTATCTCGCGCAGTTTGCCGGCCAGTTCGTAACCGTTCATGCCCGGCAACCCGATGTCGAGCAAGGCCACCTCGGG from Paraburkholderia acidisoli carries:
- a CDS encoding OPT/YSL family transporter, giving the protein MHASHSPEGQPTGAGTAAGSGAPRAAQVHPAALSPANLLLLAVLSVIGAIIGIELLVKVGVTPNTSIVGALAAMICARVPLRFFRSYRSVHAQNLAQSAISAATFGAANSLLLPIAIPFLFGREDLVMPMFAGVALGMLLDGYMLYRMFGSSVFPATGTWPQGVAAAEAIKAGDEGGKQARLLGVGVVVGLIGSWLGIPMSAFGTAFIGNIWALGMLGIGFLIRGYSVPLFHFAIDKAYIPHGMMIGAGLVALVQVGMLVMRDQKTSKAASNSAAMRAPSVASSMRFGAIAYVVLAGLIALVSGLYGEMSPGMLVGFVLYAALAAFVHELIVGIAAMHSGWFPAFAVALITLLIGMLIGFPMVSLVVLCGFSAATGPAFADMGYDLKAGFILRGHGEDPAFELAGRKQQLIAAMLAFVVAIPVVLLAHHAFFANGQIPPVAKVYVSTIQAGVAPGVLHSLLMWAVVGAVLQFIGGPKRQLGVLFATGLLIASPLAGWAVVAGIAIRLVIERRHPAARNSMEVFAAGVIAADALYSFFGSLVKTR
- a CDS encoding DUF1177 domain-containing protein, whose protein sequence is MSLAQTLQVFEAFDSRYASGQTVIDLLAPFADLGVSVDVTEIGGPKGTTDFVKIAIPGDDGKRRGGSAKTLGIVGRLGGIGARPSRIGLVSDADGAIAAVAAALKLAQMRRNGDPLPGDVFLTTHICPTAPTRPHDPVDFMDSPIDTEDVNAHEVWDEMDAVLSLDTTKGNRIINHSGYAISPTVKEGYILRVSEDLIRIMEMTSGKPAVTFPVTTQDITPYGNGVHHLNSIMQPSIATSAPVVGVAITTQSVVPGCGTGASHETDIALSVKFAVEVAKEFGRGTCAFFDEKDYARLLELYGSLAHLKVRHPNK
- a CDS encoding AroM family protein; this encodes MNTRKLGTLTIGQAPRADITPILDAYLPAGLPCVHMGVLDNLTRAEIETRYAPQPGNATLVSRLLDGSSVVVDKPAVRAVLQDKIDALVAQGCNVVLVLCTGEFHGLTGGSAWLVEPDQIVPPTGAALAGDRQVGIVVPLASQIDSEFRKWAGLRRPPICAAASPYASVDQNDDLIAAARELREQGAELLILDCMGFTERHREIVKQASGLPVILSNALIARLTAELL
- the pepE gene encoding dipeptidase PepE, which translates into the protein MNALLLSNSRGPDGAYLVHALDAIRALTPSGGQSQTEALFVPFAGVTMTWDDYAAKVAAALAPAHVSLRSVHTFASDAEAQAAIAKTQLIVVGGGNTFQLLAQCRSRGFVEAIRQAVRGGARYLGWSAGANLACPTISTTNDMPIVDPQGFGALDLVDFQINPHYTNALPAGHQGETRNQRIEEYLAANPQSTVLGLPEGDWLQVAERAVTLRGPHEAVWFAHGAAPRALTSGEAVPGAAR
- a CDS encoding aspartate/glutamate racemase family protein; its protein translation is MTLGIIRVLTTDDDAVLLEHGRLIKAQYGIASVSRCIPDQPTGIFDAATEQRAVPKIVELGRQMEAEGVRALFLSCAADPGLAALRAAVSIPVVSAGSAAARVAALTGLPVAVLGIGAEAPRPFRALLGEAVPYARPDGVTKTNDLLTPEGAAAALATARRLHEEGAKVIAFSCTGLSTIGLAARIREHIGCVAVDAVAAAGMFAVEMLGAARLTRVAQVPQSSQLH